A DNA window from Deltaproteobacteria bacterium contains the following coding sequences:
- a CDS encoding response regulator transcription factor: MLAKVIVIGEDEETKELNVKLSQSDFDSFLIHQNRITPDFISSKSPDIFLVDIDFEKMLQFVEKLKKDYDVPILAIVSKEMVQSLNITKIDDFILKPPNFLEMILRIKQILWRTKNISDKGIIKCNDLFIDLTKYEVLLKGKRIFLTFKEFEVLKVLIMNKGRVFTREGLLNEIWGYDYFGTDRTVDVCIRRLRAKIEDKDHSFIETVRNVGYKFKDCK, translated from the coding sequence ATGTTAGCAAAGGTAATTGTAATAGGAGAAGATGAAGAAACAAAGGAGCTTAATGTGAAACTTTCCCAAAGTGATTTTGATTCTTTTCTTATTCATCAAAATAGAATAACACCTGATTTTATCTCTTCAAAATCACCCGATATCTTTCTGGTGGATATTGATTTTGAGAAAATGCTGCAATTTGTCGAGAAACTCAAAAAGGATTATGATGTGCCTATTCTTGCCATTGTTTCAAAAGAAATGGTACAATCCCTGAACATCACAAAAATAGACGATTTCATTTTAAAACCCCCCAATTTTCTGGAAATGATACTGAGAATCAAGCAGATCTTATGGCGGACGAAAAATATAAGCGATAAGGGAATAATTAAATGCAATGACCTATTTATAGATTTGACTAAATATGAGGTTTTACTGAAAGGAAAGCGCATTTTTTTGACCTTTAAGGAGTTTGAAGTGCTTAAAGTTCTCATAATGAACAAGGGCAGGGTTTTCACACGAGAAGGATTGCTCAATGAAATCTGGGGTTATGACTACTTTGGCACTGATAGAACGGTGGATGTTTGTATCAGAAGACTGAGAGCCAAAATTGAGGATAAGGACCATTCTTTCATTGAAACAGTAAGAAATGTAGGTTATAAATTCAAAGATTGTAAATAA